The genome window GGTCTCAACAGCCTCATTGACCGCTGAGGAGAGGTCGATGTTTTGCTGGGTGATATCCCTGATCTTTTCCACTGCCTTAACTATCTGTTCACTGCCTGCCTGTTGTTCCCTGGTGGCCCTGGCGATTGATTGAACTTTTTGATTGACGTTCTCAACTGTACCATTGATCTGCCGGCTCCCCTTTGTTTGTTCGATGATTGATTGCTG of Nitrospirota bacterium contains these proteins:
- a CDS encoding methyl-accepting protein, which produces TTTQMVKDIARSTQEQRKGSEQIMEAVERMRDVARQVQQSIIEQTKGSRQINGTVENVNQKVQSIARATREQQAGSEQIVKAVEKIRDITQQNIDLSSAVNEAVETLVKQSNLLKEEVKRFIV